One Kitasatospora sp. NBC_01287 DNA window includes the following coding sequences:
- the egtA gene encoding ergothioneine biosynthesis glutamate--cysteine ligase EgtA: protein MNLARPSSPSLDSKPQAPPTVTPLTQSSAEAYVASTCFKIGPPGRVGVELEWLVHDSCRPHTAPDPTRVDAALDSLRLSPEDPLLPHGSRLTREPGGQVELSSPAADSLADCVELTRRDLATLRAAFAAQGLTLAGYGTEPHPREREVTLRQPRYLAMEEFFGRTGPWGKIMMCTTASTQVCLDAGTDDTSGPDGHQGFRARWELAHRLGPVLVAAFANSPLLDGRPTGYRSTRQAVWSRMDPSRTQAPTDADGDPRAAWARYVLDAAVLCVRRPEGHPWSAPVGLTFRDWLARPEAERPTLADLEYHITTLFPPVRPRGYLELRMIDAQPGDGWLVPAALAAALFGDPKAADAARAALEPLAAATAEPGPRGPAWTRAATRGMDDPVLRQAALGCFTAAESALADQPALSHLRTALVEFVERYPARGRCPADDLLDAPVAPRRPAPEEDAPC, encoded by the coding sequence GGGTCGGGGTCGAGCTGGAATGGCTCGTCCACGACTCCTGTCGCCCCCACACCGCCCCCGACCCCACCCGGGTGGACGCCGCACTCGACTCGCTGCGGCTGTCGCCCGAGGACCCGCTCCTCCCGCACGGTTCCCGCCTCACCCGCGAGCCCGGCGGCCAGGTCGAGCTCAGCTCCCCCGCCGCCGACAGTCTCGCCGACTGCGTCGAACTCACCCGTCGCGACCTCGCCACCCTGCGCGCCGCCTTCGCCGCCCAGGGCTTGACCCTCGCCGGCTACGGTACCGAACCCCACCCCAGGGAGCGCGAGGTGACCCTTCGTCAGCCACGTTACCTGGCGATGGAGGAGTTCTTCGGCCGGACCGGCCCCTGGGGAAAGATCATGATGTGCACCACCGCCTCCACCCAGGTCTGCCTGGACGCCGGCACCGACGACACGAGCGGGCCCGACGGCCACCAGGGCTTCCGCGCCCGCTGGGAGCTGGCCCACCGGCTCGGCCCGGTGCTGGTCGCCGCGTTCGCCAACTCCCCGCTGCTGGACGGGCGGCCCACCGGCTACCGGTCCACCCGGCAGGCCGTCTGGTCCCGGATGGACCCCAGCCGCACCCAGGCGCCCACCGACGCGGACGGCGACCCGCGCGCGGCCTGGGCCCGCTACGTGCTGGACGCCGCGGTGCTCTGCGTGCGCCGGCCCGAGGGGCATCCGTGGAGCGCCCCGGTCGGGCTGACCTTCCGCGACTGGCTGGCCCGGCCCGAGGCCGAGCGGCCCACCCTGGCCGACCTGGAGTACCACATCACCACGCTCTTCCCCCCGGTCCGCCCGCGCGGCTACCTGGAGCTGCGGATGATCGACGCCCAGCCGGGCGACGGCTGGCTGGTGCCGGCCGCACTGGCCGCCGCGCTCTTCGGCGATCCGAAGGCCGCCGACGCCGCTCGCGCCGCGCTGGAGCCGCTGGCGGCCGCCACCGCCGAGCCCGGACCGCGCGGGCCCGCCTGGACCAGGGCCGCCACCCGGGGCATGGACGACCCGGTGCTGCGCCAGGCCGCGCTCGGCTGCTTCACGGCCGCCGAGAGCGCGCTGGCCGACCAGCCTGCGCTGAGCCACCTGCGCACCGCGCTGGTCGAGTTCGTCGAGCGCTACCCCGCCCGCGGCCGATGTCCCGCCGACGACCTGCTCGACGCACCAGTCGCACCCCGCAGGCCCGCGCCCGAGGAGGACGCACCGTGCTGA